The genomic segment AATAATTTTGGTAACAGGAGTATGGCCGGAATAAATAATACCAATTGTCTAAGCATCACAATCATACCTGCTTTTTTACCGTCGCCGATTGATTGGAAAAATGTAAGCGTCATAATCATAATTCCATACAAGATAAACGTAGAATAAAACATCTTAAAGTTTATCACACCTGCTTCAATAATCTCGCTTCTTACACTAAACAATGACAATAATTTTTCCGAACAAAACATTGACGGTATCCATGAAACTGCTGCAAGAATAGTTGCTCCATACATAAAAACCTTCATCGTATCTTTTACTCTTTGATATTGCTTCGCTCCGAAATTTGCTCCGATAACAGGCTGCAATCCTTGACTCATCCCCCATAGCGGAATAAAAGAGAACATATACAGTCTCATTGTAGCGGCCATTAAAATCCCCCAATTATCTTCTCCGTATGTAAAGGCTTGCTTAAATAAAAATGTTTGCTGTACTGCAAATAAAATTTGCATCATCATCGCCGAAGTTCCGATGCTGAACATTTCACTATATATTGCCTTGTGTTTTTGAATGTTATGGATACCCACAAAAGCGCTCTTCTTTGCAAAATAATGAAAGGTTAATACGGCTTGTACAATTTGAGATAGTACCGTTGCAATGGCTGCACCTTCAATAGCATATTCTCCCATGAGTTTCATAAAAATAGGGTCTAAAATAATGTTTAACAGCGCACCGGCTCCCATAATCAACATGGACTGCTTTAATGCCCCTTCACCGCGCATCGTCATATTACCGGCCTGAGCAAAATTAACGAATATGGAACCAAAGAACACAACTCTCAAATATCTAACACCAAGTTCTTTAATATTCCCTTTAGCTCCTACCAAATCCAAAAAATGAGGTGCAAATACCAAGCCTAATATTGTGATAATTACAGAAAACAAAACAACCCAATAGCAAAAGTTCCCGAATATTTTGTCTGTTGTTTCTTTATCTCCTTTGCCTATTGCTCTCGATAGTATTGAAGCGCTGCCGACACCTATCAAAGCGGATATGCCGCCGTTTATAATTGTCAAAGACATAGATACACTGATTGCTGACATAGCGTAATCGCCAATCAGCCGTCCCGCAAATACTCCATCCATAAACGGATACAATCCTATAACAATCATCCCAATTATTCCGGGAATTGCCAGCTTAAATAACAGTTCTTTGGGACTCTTGGTTAAGAGTTGTGTTTTCATATCTTCTTTCATTACATTACTCTCTCTATATGTGTTATCTGTTTTCTACATCAACGATGTACTGTATCATTGTTTCTTTTATATATTTTTTATGTTTGCTGTAAGACTTTCTCGCACCAAGAACTTCCGAACTTACTATCAATCCATTGATATAATTCACTAAAAAACCGTCTCTAAATATATTCGCTTTAATTCCAAGTTGCTTAGCAATTAAAGTAAGCTCATCAGTCGTCTTGCGTTTTAATTCCCGATACAATTTTTCCAAATCATCATTATAGTTTTTTGCCTGTAAAAGCAGAGCGTACAGTTTCATCAAATCCGTGTCGGCTAAGGACTTGTCAACTAAAATTTCACCCATTTGCTGATATTTATCTTTGCCTTGATTATTTTTTAAATACTCGCTTATCAAGCTATTTCTATAATTATTTCCATCAAGCATTAAGTCTTTCAGCATTTCATTTGTACTTGCATAATGATGATAAACGCCTCCTCTGCTCATACCTATTTCCGTAATAACATCTTCCATCGTTGTACTTTGAAAGCCTTTTGTTAAAAAACACCTTTTTGCCGCTTCTCGAATTTCTTTTTTTCTCATTTGTCCGACTTTTTGTTCTTCTTCTTTCAAAATAAAATTACTCCTTGCTTGTTCAAAAAACCGACATTTATGTCGGTTTTTTGAATTATAGTTCTATTAAAAGTCAGTGTCAAGTACGGATGTGATATACAGATGCCAATACGTCGGGCTATATTAAACTCGGATCTATCACCGATGCGAAAAATCTGAAAGCGACGATCGATAAGGCAAAAGAGAACGTCTCATTCGTCCGGGCAAAAAGCACGGAAAAAGAAAAAGGCAGCGCCGCTTTGACACCGGAACAGCAAGAGGTGTATGCTGCTTATGAAGAAATCTGCCGCGCATTGATTGCCAAAGACCGCGCAATAGTAACAGCCGTAAGGAAGAAATGTTAATCAAGTTCCGGGTATCAGGTATTCAGTTGTACGATGACGCTGGAAGAACAGGAACGCACCTTGGGTTCGTGGCATCCTGAAGATTAGATTTTATGGGAGGAAGATATCGTCCTGGTCGATGCGCTGACCGAAAATCTTAGGCGGGTGGGTTTTAAAGTTGCAAGCGTCCTGCGAACCACCGGCGACGGATATTACGAAAGCTGCATCGGCGCAATCGAAAACAATCAGATTGAGGTTACCGTGTAACGGGAGAGGCAAAAAATCGGAATTGCAGGAGGTACATCAAATGGACACATATCTTTGTGAAACAAAAATGCTCGATTATTCCAATCCGAGTATTAAAGCGCTGATACAAGAAAAAAACTGGCGCACGCTTGATACGTTTGAGCGCATCAAATCGATATACAATTTTGTGCGTGATGACATTCTCTTCGGTTATAATATCGACGACAATATCAGCGCTTCAAAGGTTTTAAAAGACGGGTACGGTCAGTGTAACACGAAAGCCACGCTGTTTATGGCGTTGCTCCGCGCATGCGGTATTCCGTGCAGGATACACGGATTTACAATAGATAAAAAACTGCAGCAGGGCGCAATGACGGGCTTTGTGTATAGAAATGCGCCGAAAAATATTTTTCACAGTTGGGTCGAAGTGTATTTTGAAGAGCGCTGGTATGAGCTTGAAGCATTGATTCTTGATACGCAATACCTTACTAAACTGCAAGCGATGCATAAAACCTGTACTGGCGCCTTTTGCGGATACGGCGTAGGTGTAAAAGATTTTAACAAGCCGGTGATCGACTTTAATCGGAACGACACTTATATCCAAAGCGAAGGCATCAATCAGGATTTCGGCGTATACGATTCTCCCGATGAACTTTTAAAAGAGCATCATCAGCAAATGTCGCCGCTCAAGCGGTTTGCGTATCGGCACATCGGGCGGCACTTGATGAATCGCAATATCAAAAAAATAAGGAACGCCTAAAAGGCCGCATAATTTTTTCATTAGTTCGTAAATGTCATTTTTTTTGTCTCCATCTCGTCTTATGCCTACAGCCACGACAATAACTTCAACTTCAGTCTCTTTAACTTGATAAATTATTCTGTATCGTTGTCCAACAGAACGAATGGAGCGATAATCTTGTAAATTGCCTTTCAAAGGCTTTCCTACTTTCAGAGGATATTCTTTTAACACCTCGATCTTTTCCATAATCTGCTGTTGAGATTTACCGTCAAGTTTAGTGATAAACTCTGCAGCAATTTGAGTTAATTTTATTGTGTACACATTAGACCTGCCTTGAATGTGTCAAAATCTACAAGTTTGTTTTCATTTATCTGTTTAATTCCCATAGACAGGTCTTTTGACAATTGTTCGTCTGCCAGTATTTCCAAAGTTTCCTGAATACACTCATAGGTATCCCAGCGAAGCAAAGCAAATACTTCTTTGCCATGATTAGTAATAGAGATTGTATCATCATAATCCATCGTATTTTCGAGTGATGTGATTTTCTTTCTTGTCTCCGTTATGGTCATAGTTGAAATCATAAAAACCTCCTATTTGCTTATAATGTACACTATTTTGTACAAAAACAACAATTACCTATTTTGGCAGCAACAGCATAACAACAGGAATCAGCACAATGAATAAAATGGTGCTTGTTGTCACAACGTTCGTTGCATACTCTATATCGCCATTGCCTTCATCGGCCAATATAGGCAGTACTGTTAGCGCCGGTACCGCAGTCTGAACAATTAATGTCCGGCGTAAAACGCTGTCGATTGTCATTCCTGTCTTGGCGGAAGCAAATATAATAAATGCCATCACAAGTGGACTTAATATAAATTTTCCAAGGAGCGCCGTCACGGTATCCCTATCGAAATGAATGCTCTTTAAGCCGGCCTTCGATAAAACAACCCCGATATAGATCAGCGAGAGCGGTGTTACAAGATTCCCGAGATAAGTAAAAGTCGCCATTATCATCGCAGGAATTGTAATCCCCGATAATAAAACGGCGATTGCAATGATGAATCCGATGATAGGCGGGGATAAAATCTTTTTGAGGTTGATTTTCCTGCGGGAAAGGCTGTCCGCTTTAGAATCGTTCGCAATAAGGATGGAACCTATCGTCCATGTCGATATCGTGTTCAATACGTAATATACAAGAAAATATTTGACTGCAGCATCTCCAAACAGTGCTTCGTTTAGGGGCATTCCGATAAAAATCGTATTGGCATTTACAATAGTGTTGACAAATATCCCGCGCCTCCCCTTCGGGATCTTTGTAACCTTCATGAGAAAAAAAGCAAATACATAATTCACTACAAATGCGGCAGCCCCGATTAACAGAGGAAGCGCAAGCGTTTTTAGTTCGGCTACAGTTAGGTTTTTTGTGACGGAAATAAAAACGGAGGCCGGTAATGCGATGTTCATTACGAGATAGGATACATTCGTATTGAAGCCGTCATCAATTCTTTTTTTCTGATGAATAAGGTATCCGATTAAAATCAAAATTATAATCGGCATAATGCTTTTTACGACATCAACAATTACCATAACCGCCCCCGATTGTTCGTATAAGCCTCGTTCGTATCGATCGTGCTTTAATACTCCGGCTTCCAGATACAGCTTTTGACCGTTTTTTCCACGTCATCCGTTGCAACGCGGTTTAATTTTTGACGGACGGCACACGAAGCAACTGCGACGGCAACCGCTTCGGAAAATTCCGTCAGCCGCGCTACCGGAGGCAAAACCGCTTCTCCGGGTTTTCCGGTTTCAAGAAATGCTCCAAGCGAGTGTGCGGCTGCCGAGATCATTTCATCTGTCATCAGCTTTGAATTTACCGCGATACTGCCTAATCCCAATCCCGGATAAATCAGCGCATTATTTGCCTGCCCGATTGTGTACGTGACGCCCTTGTATTCCACCGGATCGGCAGGAATTCCCGTTGCCACCATTGCGCGGCCATCCGACCAATGAATTAAGTCTGAAGCCGTAGCTTCAGCCAGCTCTGTAGGATTACTGAGCGGGAAAATAATCGGATGTTCACACCATGATGCCATAGCGCGGACAATTTCTTCCGTAAAGGTTCCCGGCGTTGTCGATGTTCCCACAAGAATCGTCGGACGTATTGCCATAACAGCTTTTGTAAGAGAGGTAAGGCTTGCCGTATCGGCAAATTCGCTGCGTTTCCGCGCAAACGGTTTCTGTTCAGGCGTCAGATCATCCATGTCGTCAAACAAGAGCCCTTGCTTATCTACCATATAAAAGTGCTTGCGGGCTTCCTCTTCAGAAAGACCTTGCGCAACCATTTCTCTGAAAATACGATCCGTGATTCCGGCTCCTGCCGTTCCCGCACCGAAGCATAGATATATCTGCTCTGTAAGCTTCTGTCCGTTGATTTTCATGGCGCCGAGGATTCCCGCAAGTGTAATGATACCGGTTCCCTGACAGTCATCATTGAATACGGGGAATGTTTTGCGGTATGTCTGCAGAACCTTTGCAGCATTCGATCTGCCGAAGTCTTCAAAGTGAAGGTATAAGTCTGGGAAAAGCCGTTCCGCCGTCATTACAAATTGATCGATGAATCGGTAATAGGTATCTCCATATATTCTTTTGTGATGATTGCCCAGATAGAGCGGATCATTCAGCAGCGTGTCTCTATTTGTTCCACAATCCAGCACAACCGGCAGCACCGATTTCGGGTCAATTCCAGCAGCAGCAGTATAGACCATCAGCTTTCCTACGGAGATATCAACGCCATTCGTTCCCCAATCACCGATACCGAGTATACCCTCTGCGTCTGTAGCAACGATAAGTTTGATGTGTCTGTCAGCGGCGGCATGACGAAGCGCATCTTCAATTTGCTCAGGAGAATCAATCGACAGGAAAGCTGCACCCTGCGTATCGACAAACTGCTCGCTATACTGCTCGATACTTTCTGCGATAACCGGATCATAAACAATCGGCATCAACTCTACAATATGTTCATGGAATACGTGATAGAAAAGTGTTCGGTTGTGATTGAAGATATCCATAAGGAATCTTCTTTTTTCTATTCTGGAAGTTTTCCGTTCCATCTGGCGGTAGATTCTGTCGGCTTGCGTTTCAATATCGTCAACACAGGGAGGAAGTAAACCTTCCAGATGATACTGTTTCCTTTCTTTCGCGGAGAATGCTGTTCCTTTATTCAGAAACGCATCATTGATAAGGTCATAGCCATATTTTTCCATACGTGTTCCTCCATATTGCCGTTGTGGTTATCTGATTTTCTACTATAATAGAATATACCACCCTAGTTCGGAGTATAGCATAGATACGGAGTGTTGGATAGGTTAGTTTTTTTAACAAATCAGCAAAGAACCGGATAAGAAGATTCAAAGATTTTTTCAAGCTTTGTAGAAACAGCAGAGTTCTTCCATAAGTATATTCCTTCCGTAGTCCTCAGAGAAGACCTTGTACTTGCCAGGTCTATAGCCTTCGGCTAAAATGTAATCACAATACATATTAGCCGAAAGGAGCCCGTATGCGTTATATTTCCAGAAGTTTGGAAAAGATAGTCTTAGAGGTAACAAAAGAATATCCGGTAGTATTGGTAACAGGCCCAAGACAGGTTGGGAAAACCACCATGCTTCAAAAGTTGATGGAGAATACAGACAGAGACTATGTGTCGCTCGATGATTTGCATGAGAGAGCTCTTGCAAAGACCGATCCGGAACTGTTTTTGCAGCTGCATAAGCCGCCCGTACTGATCGATGAAGTGCAGTATGCGCCTGAATTATTCACCTATATAAAAATATATGCGGATAAAAACCGCAGCAACGGTGATTTCTGGCTTACCGGTTCTCAAGCTTTTAAGCTGATGCAGGGAATTCAGGAGTCATTGGCAGGAAGAGTAGCGGTGCTCTCATTAGCCTCGTTATCGCAGGCAGAGATTTACGGAAATAGACTTGAGCCGTTTGTACTCGATATGAAAAAACTTTCCGCACGGAGCAGAGAGCGAAAACCTGCAAATGTCGGAGAAATTTTTGACAGAATATATAAAGGCTCCATGCCTGCGGTTATAAGCGGTCAAAATAAGAACACTCACATTTTTTACAGCAGTTATGTAACAACATATATTGAAAGAGATGTAAGAGCGCTTTCGGATTCGATTGACTCTTTAAAATTTTTGCGGTTTATAACTGCCGTTGCCGCACGGTGCGGACAGCTGCTCAATATCGCCGACATAGCACGGGATGCGGACATTAATCAAAAGCAGGTGAAGGGCTGGCTGGGTATTCTTGAAACGTTAGGAATTATTTTTTACTTACACCCTTATTCAAATAATATGTTAAAGCGCCTCGTAAAAACTCCCAAGCTGTATTTTTATGATACGGGATTAGTCTGCTATCTGACAAAGTGGGGCAGTGCGGAAACGCTGGAAAGCGGCGCTATGAACGGAGCCATACTTGAAAATTATGTTGTTTCCGAAATAATGAAAACATATCTCAATAACGGTAAAGCGCCCTTTATGTATTATTATCGGGACAAAGATGCGAAAGAAATCGATATCGTATTAGAGCATGACGGCGTACTTAATCCGATAGAAATTAAGAAATCCGCAAATCCGGGTTCCGAGCTTGTCAAAGTATTCAGCTTACTGGATAATGCTTCTATTCCGCGTTCTAAAGGCGCGGTAATCTGCATGAAACCGGAGCTTTCGGCAATTGATAGGGAAAACTACATCGTGCCGGTTTGGGTGATTTGAAATTTGTAGAATGTGTTATCAAAAGGGGATATTTATGAGAATATGCCAAAGCTGCGGAATGCTGCACAATAACAATCCGCAAACGCCGGAAGAAATAAGATAAGGAGAACTAACTCTATGCCGAGACCTACAACAAAAGAAGATTTAATCAAAGCTGCAAATGAGCAGTTTGCAAAACTGTGGACATTAATCGACGGAATGACTGACGAAGAAAAATCCGCCGATATTGTTCCGAACGATCGCGATAAAAACGTACGCGATATTTTGGTCCATCTGTATGAATGGCATTGCCTTTTGCTGAATTGGATACAGTCCAACACAAACGGAAAGCCTGCCCCTTTTTTACCGGCGTCCTATAATTGGAAAACCTATCCGCAGATGAATATCGAATTTTGGGAAAAACACCAAACTACGCCATATACCGACGCCGAAGCAATGCTTAAAAAAACGCACAAGGAAGCAATGGATATCATCGAAGCTTTTTCTAATGAAGAACTTTTTACCAAGAAAGTTTTCGATTGGACGGGAACAACTTCGCTCGGCAGCTACTGTGTTTCCGCAACATCGAGCCATTACGATTGGGCAACCAAGGATATTAAAAAAGCGCTGAAGAAGTGGAGGGAGAAATAGCCGTATTCGTATGCACTTTGTTCAAGCAAAAGGAATTTTATCGACTAAAAACGGAATGAACTTGTACCGCGGCTGTACTCACGGGTGCATCTACTGCGACTCACGGAGCGACTGCTATCAAATAAAGCATACGTTCGAAGATATCGAAATAAAAGAGAATGCAATAGAGTTGCTCGAAACTGCTTTACGGCGGAAACGAAATAAGTGCATGATCGGCACCGGTTCTATGACCGATCCGTATATGCCGCTTGAAGAAAAAATCGGTATGACGCGCAAAGCGATAGAAACCGTGTACCGGTATGGGTTCGGCTTTACCGTGATAACAAAATCGCCGCTGATTTTGCGCGACCTTGAACTTTTGCAGGCGGTGAACAAAAAAGCAAAGTGCGTTGTGCAAATGACGCTCACCACATATAACGATAAGCTCTGCAAAATCCTTGAACCGAACGTTGCCGCTACGAGTGAGCGTTTTACGGTGCTTAAAACACTGCGTGATGCGGGCATTCCAACCGTTGTGTGGCTTACGCCTATTCTGCCTTTTATCAACGATACAATAGAAAATATAGAAGGTATTTTGCAGTATTGCATCGAGGCAAAAGTGTTCGGCATCATTTGCTTTGGAATGGGTTTGACGTTAAGAGACGGAAGCCGCGAATTTTTTTACAAAAACCTCGATGCATCATTTCCGGGATTAAAAGAAACATACATGCAACGCTACGGCAATAGCTATTCTGTGATGAGTCCATATAATGCACGATTGATGAATCTATTCCGTACACAGTGCAAAGAAAACGGTATCGAATACAATCCCGATACAATCTTTTCGTATTTAACCGCATTTGAAGATAAGCAACAAGGCGGACAGTTGGAGTTGTTCTGATTCGTGTTTTTCGCTTTGCTATGCTGGAACACCTTGCAAAAGTAATTATGAAGAAACCTAGAAAAGTTTAACTTCTTTTTTTCAAATCTGATGCATTCTGATAGACTGCTGTGCTATAATGGCAGCACTGAGAGGTGGCGTTTATGAAAATATGTACTTGGAATTGCCGGTACGGTTTGACATTAGAAAAAGCTGCTTACCTTTGCCAAGCAGGGTATAATGCTGATATTTATGCTATTCAGGAATATGATATGCGGAATAATAAACCTATACATGAAATTGAAAAACACTTAGGACAATTGCAAGATAAATACGGCGATGGACGAGAATATAAAGACAATGCCGAATCCGGTGGGGATTTAGGTCTCGCGTTGTTTTCAAATACATATCGAATTGAACGCATTTATAGTAATACCATTCCATATAGATATGTTGTGCCATATAAGGTGACGTGCAAAGAAACCAACGAATCTTTTACGCTTATCCATGTGTGGACAAAGATTGCCGACTTGGAAGCTAATCAAAAACAGGATTATATTATGCAGGTAATAGGTGCTCTTGAAAACCCTACCTATAACAAATTATTAATTCCTGAAGATAATAAGGCATTATGGATTGGCGATTTTAACAGCAGTATGCAATTAAAAAATGAAATCGATAAAAACAATCATACGAGGTTTTTAGAAACCATGAAAAAATATGGTCTGGTGAGCGCGTATCATACCAATCGGCAAAAAAAACATGGAAAGGAAGATCAGTTTACTTTTATAGGCACATATAGAAACGGTCAACAAAGATTTTTCAATGATTATATTTTTTATCACCATGATCGATTTAAATGTAAAACGGTAACTATAGGTCGATTTAATACTTTTTCGTTCTTTTCCGATCACTGTCCTGTATTGGCAGAGTTGCAACTCCTTTAGAGCTTTCTCATATTCTACGAAACTTTTTCCAATGAAGAGCTTTTTACCAAGAAAGTTTTCGATTGGACGGGAACAACTTCGCTCGGCAGCTACTGCGTTTCCGCAACATCGAGCCATTACGATTGGGCAACCAAGGATATTAAAAAGGCGCTGAAGAAGTGGAGAGAAGCTCGGTAATGCTGAATATTCACCGATTATCAACAGCGCTTCGGCAGATAAAGAGGGTGATCCGGAACTCAAGGCATTTTCTTCCGTGTCTTTGCCATAGACTTCTGCCATGCCGCTCGCATTAAATCCCAATTTGTCCGGCCGTTTTTTCCAATCATCCGTACCGGTGCTTTTTTTGCCCATGCAATAATTTGAGCTTCGTATTCGCCGAACGGCATATCCATTTCATAAAGCGCTGTAAGTTTTTCGGGAATTCCTTGAAAGTCGATACGAAAACGAGAAGCAAGGAAGCCGTCTGCACTGTAGATATAGGCATGAGGGATTCTGCGTTTTGTGCATGAGGGTTCCGAAAAAGCCGAAATTTTCATACGTTTCATCAAGAAAATAGTCCGCTGATTTATGATCGCGTTCCTTTGCCCGCTTGTATCGTACGAGATTTTGCCATAAAAAACCGGTGTCGTCTTTTGTCATTTGTTTTTTAGTTCCCATACTGAAAAACAGCTCTCACCGATGTGTTCGGTAAGAAATGCGAGGTTTGTGATTTTCGATTTTTGCGTTATGATAAAATTTGCTTCATTCATTCTTCTTTCAATGCTTTTACAATTCCATAGAAAATCAAAAGATAAAGCAGAAATAAAACACCTGTTATGACTATGTACGCAGTTTGTCTAAATCCTGAAAAAACAAAAATCAAATGTTCAACCAGTACCAATACAAGGAAAATACTCGAAAAGATTTTTATATTCGCACTTCCTCTTCCAAAAGAAATCCCAAACATTCCGAATAGAGTAACAAAAAGAAAAACTCCGCCTCCGACAGTAAGAAACATATTCCCTGTTCCTGAAAAAAACCATAGCATATAAATGCGGAAATCCCGAGTGAAATCAAAACTAAAATCCAATTTATTTTCATAAAGTTTTCTCCATACTATGACCCGTTTAACTCATCGGCGGTACAGGCGGAATCGGCGGAGTATTTTGACCGAAAATTGCCGACAGTTCAGGCACGTTTCCGGCTGTCATCCAGTTTGCCATACCGGCTTTCCAAACAAGACTTTCGCGCGTAAACTGTCCGCTTGCTGCCATTTGAGAAAGTGTTGCAACCGTATAGGGGCCTGTTGTCTGTCCGTTTACTGCAACATTGTATTGACTTACTTGCGGCGGAGGCGGCGGAACCGGCTGACTCAATCCGCCCAAAGCGCCGTGCATCATTCCGGCCATATTCTGCCCGATTGCACTTCCCATAGCCATTCCTGCCATCATGCCTGCCGGATTAAAACCGCCGCCGTTGCCAAGGTTTATGCCGATACCGCCTGCCGCTCCCATCTTTCCCAGTGCTTCCGCTCCTGCAATGCCGACTCGTGTCTGCTGGTCAATCTGATGAGCAGCCAGATTTGAACTTTCCGTTCCGAGCCGTCTTTCCCGCTGGTACTCTTCCATGTTGATTTCCGCCATACCTTCCATCTGGCGAATATTGATAGCACTTTTTGCTTTTTCCTGCTCGCTTATGATGTCTGTTGTAACTGCTTTTAATTCACGATAACCTTCGCTTGATTTATCAAGTTCAATATCGCTTATATCAACCGAACTTGTTGTAACACCGAACTCACTTTCAAGCCGTTGTTTTAAAATAGGCTGCAAAACACTACTGACTTCAAAAATCTTTCGTTCAAGATGAATTACGGGAAGCCCTGTATCAAACGGGATATTTGTAACAATAGATTTTATATATTTGCAAACAGCATCCCGAATCTGCAATTTAAAAGCCTCAAGGTCAAAATCAATAAGCCTGTGAAGTTTTATAAATTCTTTGTAATTCGTAAGTCTAAAATTGATAGAACCGCGAACCGCAACGGGAACGGTAAAATTAGTATTGCGTGCATCAGCTACATCAAAAAACGGAACCCCGAATTTTACCTGAATGATTCCCGCAAGGTTTATAAAATAAACTTCCGCTTGAAAAGGGCTCGCCCCGCCGAATGCCGCACCGACAATCGAAGAGAGAATAGGAAGGTTTGCTGTTTTAATCGTATCGTCATAAGGTCCTTCAATATAGTCCTGCATTGTGCCGTCTTTTTGGTGATAAACAAAGACAGCGACTTCACCGTCTTTCACACGCAGACTTGAACCGTAGCGGATTGCGTTCTCTTTTTTTGTAGAATTCGCTTCTTCCGCTCCCTTAGGTCTCCATTTCCAAATCAAATATGTCGGCTCATCACAACGGATAACATCCATTAAACCGCCTTCGTGTTTTTTCTTGAATATGCCCATTAGGTTTACTCCAAAATTATTAATTCAGTATTCCGAGTTTTGTTAAAACGACAAGAAGTACAATTAGTGCTGCAAAACCGCCAAAGACAAAAATCAAAAATTTCTGCCACAATGGCATTCTTATTTTAGTTGTCTTAAAAATTTGGTTTACTTGTGCCAAACTTTCCGGATCCTTAGCAAAAATAAAAGGAGCGCGTGTTTTTAACTGT from the Treponema vincentii F0403 genome contains:
- a CDS encoding transglutaminase-like domain-containing protein, whose amino-acid sequence is MDTYLCETKMLDYSNPSIKALIQEKNWRTLDTFERIKSIYNFVRDDILFGYNIDDNISASKVLKDGYGQCNTKATLFMALLRACGIPCRIHGFTIDKKLQQGAMTGFVYRNAPKNIFHSWVEVYFEERWYELEALILDTQYLTKLQAMHKTCTGAFCGYGVGVKDFNKPVIDFNRNDTYIQSEGINQDFGVYDSPDELLKEHHQQMSPLKRFAYRHIGRHLMNRNIKKIRNA
- a CDS encoding type II toxin-antitoxin system Phd/YefM family antitoxin; protein product: MISTMTITETRKKITSLENTMDYDDTISITNHGKEVFALLRWDTYECIQETLEILADEQLSKDLSMGIKQINENKLVDFDTFKAGLMCTQ
- a CDS encoding malolactic enzyme, translating into MEKYGYDLINDAFLNKGTAFSAKERKQYHLEGLLPPCVDDIETQADRIYRQMERKTSRIEKRRFLMDIFNHNRTLFYHVFHEHIVELMPIVYDPVIAESIEQYSEQFVDTQGAAFLSIDSPEQIEDALRHAAADRHIKLIVATDAEGILGIGDWGTNGVDISVGKLMVYTAAAGIDPKSVLPVVLDCGTNRDTLLNDPLYLGNHHKRIYGDTYYRFIDQFVMTAERLFPDLYLHFEDFGRSNAAKVLQTYRKTFPVFNDDCQGTGIITLAGILGAMKINGQKLTEQIYLCFGAGTAGAGITDRIFREMVAQGLSEEEARKHFYMVDKQGLLFDDMDDLTPEQKPFARKRSEFADTASLTSLTKAVMAIRPTILVGTSTTPGTFTEEIVRAMASWCEHPIIFPLSNPTELAEATASDLIHWSDGRAMVATGIPADPVEYKGVTYTIGQANNALIYPGLGLGSIAVNSKLMTDEMISAAAHSLGAFLETGKPGEAVLPPVARLTEFSEAVAVAVASCAVRQKLNRVATDDVEKTVKSCIWKPEY
- a CDS encoding MATE family efflux transporter; protein product: MKEDMKTQLLTKSPKELLFKLAIPGIIGMIVIGLYPFMDGVFAGRLIGDYAMSAISVSMSLTIINGGISALIGVGSASILSRAIGKGDKETTDKIFGNFCYWVVLFSVIITILGLVFAPHFLDLVGAKGNIKELGVRYLRVVFFGSIFVNFAQAGNMTMRGEGALKQSMLIMGAGALLNIILDPIFMKLMGEYAIEGAAIATVLSQIVQAVLTFHYFAKKSAFVGIHNIQKHKAIYSEMFSIGTSAMMMQILFAVQQTFLFKQAFTYGEDNWGILMAATMRLYMFSFIPLWGMSQGLQPVIGANFGAKQYQRVKDTMKVFMYGATILAAVSWIPSMFCSEKLLSLFSVRSEIIEAGVINFKMFYSTFILYGIMIMTLTFFQSIGDGKKAGMIVMLRQLVLFIPAILLLPKLFGATAVWWAEPIVDFSMIVSGLLLMLNEMRKMETEAV
- a CDS encoding AEC family transporter is translated as MVIVDVVKSIMPIIILILIGYLIHQKKRIDDGFNTNVSYLVMNIALPASVFISVTKNLTVAELKTLALPLLIGAAAFVVNYVFAFFLMKVTKIPKGRRGIFVNTIVNANTIFIGMPLNEALFGDAAVKYFLVYYVLNTISTWTIGSILIANDSKADSLSRRKINLKKILSPPIIGFIIAIAVLLSGITIPAMIMATFTYLGNLVTPLSLIYIGVVLSKAGLKSIHFDRDTVTALLGKFILSPLVMAFIIFASAKTGMTIDSVLRRTLIVQTAVPALTVLPILADEGNGDIEYATNVVTTSTILFIVLIPVVMLLLPK
- a CDS encoding type II toxin-antitoxin system RelE family toxin; protein product: MYTIKLTQIAAEFITKLDGKSQQQIMEKIEVLKEYPLKVGKPLKGNLQDYRSIRSVGQRYRIIYQVKETEVEVIVVAVGIRRDGDKKNDIYELMKKLCGLLGVPYFFDIAIHQVPPDVPIRKPLERRHLLMMLF
- a CDS encoding TetR/AcrR family transcriptional regulator gives rise to the protein MKEEEQKVGQMRKKEIREAAKRCFLTKGFQSTTMEDVITEIGMSRGGVYHHYASTNEMLKDLMLDGNNYRNSLISEYLKNNQGKDKYQQMGEILVDKSLADTDLMKLYALLLQAKNYNDDLEKLYRELKRKTTDELTLIAKQLGIKANIFRDGFLVNYINGLIVSSEVLGARKSYSKHKKYIKETMIQYIVDVENR
- a CDS encoding ATP-binding protein, which encodes MRYISRSLEKIVLEVTKEYPVVLVTGPRQVGKTTMLQKLMENTDRDYVSLDDLHERALAKTDPELFLQLHKPPVLIDEVQYAPELFTYIKIYADKNRSNGDFWLTGSQAFKLMQGIQESLAGRVAVLSLASLSQAEIYGNRLEPFVLDMKKLSARSRERKPANVGEIFDRIYKGSMPAVISGQNKNTHIFYSSYVTTYIERDVRALSDSIDSLKFLRFITAVAARCGQLLNIADIARDADINQKQVKGWLGILETLGIIFYLHPYSNNMLKRLVKTPKLYFYDTGLVCYLTKWGSAETLESGAMNGAILENYVVSEIMKTYLNNGKAPFMYYYRDKDAKEIDIVLEHDGVLNPIEIKKSANPGSELVKVFSLLDNASIPRSKGAVICMKPELSAIDRENYIVPVWVI